A window from Thiomonas sp. FB-Cd encodes these proteins:
- a CDS encoding ATP-binding protein, whose product MDLPPRASSLIEAMRDIGYSLESAVADILDNSISAGASQIDVRFGWDAAGAWLAILDDGAGMDEATLLDAMRAGARSPRDARKRSDLGRFGLGLKTASFSQCRRLTVLSRILGRSAAAQWDLDLVSSTDRWCLRRLSDGDLASLPVVGELGTRGTAVIWQKVDRLDLGKGADSGAVHLNEQMAVVREHLALVFHRFLSGESGRRALRIRINGQAVDPFDPFGTGSPSTQIMNTERVSVDGEEVRIQPYILPHHSNVSPAEYARLAGAEGYLRNQGFYVYRNQRLIIWGTWFRLAKQEELTKLARVKVEIPNTLDHLWRIDVRKAHAYPPEVVRQRMKQILERIRGGAKRPYTTRGVALIDRKVISVWVRRVFNDRVQYEIELHHPLISDLRGDLDESIRGRLDAILRMVGASFPAASFYSDYAGNPKDLREEEPDGELLLSLARMLAMANRGLPMDQLRSLLLSVDPFARWPSRVDELISRLAEDARE is encoded by the coding sequence CGATGTGCGTTTTGGATGGGATGCGGCCGGTGCTTGGCTGGCAATTCTCGACGACGGCGCGGGAATGGATGAGGCGACGCTTCTGGACGCCATGCGAGCCGGAGCCCGAAGTCCTAGGGATGCAAGGAAGCGGTCGGACCTCGGGCGCTTTGGGCTCGGGCTGAAAACAGCGTCATTCTCGCAATGCAGACGGCTGACTGTTCTCAGCAGAATCCTCGGGCGGTCGGCGGCCGCGCAATGGGACCTCGATCTAGTGAGTTCCACCGATCGCTGGTGTCTGAGGCGCCTTAGCGATGGCGACTTGGCAAGCCTACCCGTCGTGGGTGAGCTCGGCACACGCGGCACGGCAGTCATCTGGCAGAAGGTCGATCGGCTCGATCTCGGGAAGGGTGCTGATTCGGGTGCCGTCCATCTGAATGAACAGATGGCAGTTGTTCGGGAGCACCTCGCGCTAGTGTTCCATCGATTCCTGTCCGGTGAGTCGGGTCGTCGCGCCCTGCGCATCCGGATCAACGGACAAGCTGTCGACCCGTTCGATCCCTTTGGTACTGGCTCTCCTTCCACGCAGATCATGAATACGGAGCGGGTCAGCGTGGATGGGGAAGAAGTGCGCATCCAGCCGTACATCCTGCCCCACCATTCAAATGTCAGCCCCGCCGAGTACGCCCGACTCGCCGGTGCGGAGGGGTATCTTAGAAATCAGGGCTTCTACGTCTACCGCAACCAGCGGCTGATCATCTGGGGGACATGGTTCCGGTTGGCCAAGCAGGAGGAACTGACCAAACTAGCGCGAGTGAAGGTCGAGATCCCGAACACCCTTGACCACCTGTGGAGGATCGACGTGCGCAAGGCTCACGCCTACCCGCCCGAGGTAGTGCGCCAGCGCATGAAGCAGATCCTCGAGCGAATCAGAGGGGGCGCAAAGCGACCATACACGACGCGGGGAGTGGCTCTCATCGACCGCAAAGTGATTTCTGTCTGGGTGCGACGTGTATTCAACGACCGGGTCCAATACGAGATCGAACTCCACCATCCATTGATCAGCGATTTGCGCGGTGATCTAGACGAGTCGATCAGAGGGCGACTTGACGCCATCCTCCGGATGGTCGGGGCCTCGTTCCCGGCCGCGAGTTTCTACAGCGACTACGCGGGAAATCCGAAGGATCTACGGGAGGAAGAGCCTGACGGCGAACTTCTTCTCTCCTTGGCAAGGATGCTTGCAATGGCGAATCGGGGACTGCCGATGGACCAATTGCGGTCCCTGCTGTTGAGTGTCGATCCCTTCGCACGTTGGCCTTCACGGGTGGATGAATTGATTTCGCGACTTGCCGAGGATGCGCGGGAATGA